The region CCGTCAACTGAATTACGGTCTGAACTGGCTGTACTTGTGTCCGGGAGCGATTCCTCCCCTGTAGGCCGCCAGCTCACTTACTGTCACCAGCTGATATCCCCGCGCTGTCAGCTCCGGAATCAGCACCACTGCCGCATCTGCTGTCGTACTGTAGATATCATGCATCAGTATGATGTCCCCATCCTTTACCTGGCTCAGCACGGTGTCAATGGTCCTCTGCGCATTCCTGTGCTGCCAGTCCCTGGTATCAATGGACCACATAATGGCCGGCATACCCATGGAGCCCAGCACATTGAGGGATGCCGCGTCGATATATCCCCCCGGCGGGCGCATAAGGACAGGAGATACGCCGCAGACAGCCTGGATCTTCTGGTTGGTGGAACCCACCTGGCTTACGATTCCCTCCGCACCGATTTTTGTCAGATATTTGTGGTCATGGGTGTGGTTGGCAACCTCGCATCCCTGGTCCACCATCCGCTTAATGACGCCTGCATTTGCGTTGACATTGGAGCCCAGCATGAAGAAAGTCGCCCTTCCTCCATTGGCCTGCAGGCTGTCCAGAATCCGGCCGGTCACTGATGTCTTAGGTCCGTCGTCAAATGTGAGGGCAATCATAGGTCTGGACGGGTCAATGCCATGGGAAACCACCGGGTCCGCGGGAACCCCTGCCCCCTTAGCCGTGATGGAAGCCCGTATGCCGTCCACCCTGAGACCTGCACCCTCCTGTCCGGCGGATGCGCCATTGGCTGCCCAGTCTGTCCAGGAGCCGTTCTGAAGTACTTTGTAGTATAAATCATATCCTGCCGCGCCGCTGCCAGTCAGCTCCATACGAATGGACTCCAGAGGCATGACGCCTTCCGCTCCGCCTGTCTCAGCTCCATCCTCTGCCCAGGAGAGCCATCCTGAACCGCTGAGATTCACCTGATAGCGTATTCCCACCTGCATACCGGCCGGAA is a window of Enterocloster clostridioformis DNA encoding:
- a CDS encoding polysaccharide deacetylase family protein, which translates into the protein MIRCGKKSKILAAVVAAGIILSMQGMTALAGSTGVGAAKSAQTGPGVAAQTDSQTAQPEEQAARPEGQEAQPEGQESQPEEQAAQPEGQAVQPVPGQESLQVNYSAFILQQGWSAATADNNMCSAPVNSWVTAIRANLIHIPAGMQVGIRYQVNLSGSGWLSWAEDGAETGGAEGVMPLESIRMELTGSGAAGYDLYYKVLQNGSWTDWAANGASAGQEGAGLRVDGIRASITAKGAGVPADPVVSHGIDPSRPMIALTFDDGPKTSVTGRILDSLQANGGRATFFMLGSNVNANAGVIKRMVDQGCEVANHTHDHKYLTKIGAEGIVSQVGSTNQKIQAVCGVSPVLMRPPGGYIDAASLNVLGSMGMPAIMWSIDTRDWQHRNAQRTIDTVLSQVKDGDIILMHDIYSTTADAAVVLIPELTARGYQLVTVSELAAYRGGIAPGHKYSQFRP